From one Montipora capricornis isolate CH-2021 chromosome 10, ASM3666992v2, whole genome shotgun sequence genomic stretch:
- the LOC138020918 gene encoding protein FAM133-like, which translates to MICFYFIVSSTSDTPGKLKRQSSQDVKRAGRVKGGRKTTEGEKGEIFSDISDAESKQDDKRRRPSLSKEYNKKEIAIEADDISDSSSDSESRKSNKQQKYSTLQLDVVKKRTGKEENVEDALDSKEKLKDDLERGNLSSRNPSSEKKAKDVDFVESKGTWLLSFMHGTMIVVWKVINLVKGTLASYEMNSI; encoded by the coding sequence ATGATTTGTTTCTACTTCATAGTGTCATCCACTAGTGACACACCAGGAAAATTAAAAAGGCAATCGTCTCAAGATGTAAAAAGGGCTGGAAGAGTTAAAGGGGGAAGAAAGACCACAGAAGGGGAAAAAGGTGAAATCTTCAGCGATATATCAGATGCTGAGAGCAAGCAAGATGACAAGCGTCGAAGACCTTCATTGTccaaagaatacaataaaaaggaaattgctatAGAAGCAGATGATATAAGTGATAGCTCATCCGATTCAGAAAGTAGAAAGAGTAATAAGCAGCAAAAATATTCAACTTTGCAGCTGGATGTTGTTAAGAAGAGAActggaaaggaagaaaatgttGAGGATGCCTTGGACTCGAAAGAGAAATTGAAAGATGATCTGGAAAGAGGGAATTTATCTTCAAGGAATCCTAGCTCTGAAAAGAAGGCAAAAGATGTGGACTTTGTGGAAAGTAAAGGTACATGGTTATTGTCTTTTATGCATGGTACAATGATAGTGGTGTGGAAGGTGATAAACTTAGTGAAAGGAACTCTTGCTAGCTATGAGATGAACTCAATTTAA